One segment of Sinorhizobium sp. BG8 DNA contains the following:
- a CDS encoding glucoamylase family protein — translation MLQNKPQAPSRDADTKQIDYNDSIRDIYYSSEQLAACGEDLARHGVSELPGFAPFEFRARHKANEKEIFRVYRTSARDVEAGAPITPAAEWLLDNYYVVEEAIQEVRRDFPRRFYRQLPTMPVGDSVIPRTMAIAWLYVAHTHSSVSRETLTSIVEGFQKVEPLKIGELWAMPSIIRFVLIENLRRISSRVERSRKMRLKANEIADQLIRLNDPEKSEGILEEIEPFVADNTFVTQLLYRLRDGLQTSGAVINWLEKRIESRGTNLEELVVAENNRLASGNATMSNLIKGLRAIDDTEWPVWVESVSHLDKALREDTDYSDLDFGSRNKYRDTIEKLARRSGKTEIEVTETAIAMTAEDAKAGNVAGAHEANVGAFLVGKKRRLLEQRIDYKPSILQHIVRLGRALDWFAIAGPVILLTLMAMIAVYFFLDQMDIPNGAWLIMLVLFALPASEGAVGLFNTLITFFVRPSRLVGYEFREGIPEEARTLVAVPCLISTRDHVDELVRNLEVHYLANPRGEIYFSLVSDWTDSASEETAEDIDVLDYAKREIATLSARYAHDGRTRFYLLHRRRLFNPSEGTWMGWERKRGKLHELNLLLRGDGDTSFLPGANMVPQGVQYVMTLDSDTRLMRDAVTKLVGKLYHPINRPLVDPKTQEVVAGYSILQPRVTPSLTTGNDASTFQRIFSINRGIDPYVFTVSDVYQDLAGEGTFTGKGLYHVDAFEAVLKGRIEENTILSHDLLEGSMARCALVTDVELVEDFPTRYEVETSRQHRWARGDWQLLPYIFRPSSGVSMLGRWKMYDNLRRTLIPIGWLVASVMGWYYMEPRQALIWQVALIFLLFVAPTLSLISGLMPRRNDIVARAHVQAVLSEVRAANAQVALRIVFIAHSAALMADAIIRTLYRVAVSRKLMLEWRTAAQAHSAAYGSIFSYYRAMWQAPALAAVSVALAAVSKTGLPFIGVPFAIIWALSPAVAWYVSQSAETEDRLFVPENVVTELRKIARRTWRYFEEFVTEEQHFLPPDNFQETPNPVLAERTSPTNIGVYLLSVISARDFGWIGFEETIRRLEQTVSTIDRMPKYRGHLFNWYLTNTLETLGPRYVSAVDSGNLAGHLIAVSSMCREWAEAPSAHLQGSLDGIGDVAAILSETLKELPDDRKTVRPLRRLIEDRIAGFQNALAAVKREHEFASIRVINLAVLARDVNKLITNLDHEIKNAQSAEIVKWAAMLVTTCEAHIADSVFDLGSIESLRERLGVLRDRTRDLAFSMDFGFLFRPERRLLSIGYRVETGELDEACYDLLASEARLTSLFAIAKGDLPTEHWYKLGRPIVPIGSLGALVSWSGSMFEYLMPPLVMQERQGGILNQTNNLIVKEQMNHGRRLGTPWGISEAAFNARDHELTYQYTNFGVPTLGLKRGLGQNAVIAPYASILASMYDPKSALANLNRLRAVGALGVYGFHDAVDFTPTRVPEGKTCAVVRNYYAHHHGMSIAAVANVVFDGRLRERFHADPVIEAAELLLQEKAPRDIPIINAKREPETVGNTQADLLRPEVRAISDPASKDRQLVLLSNGHYSIMLTATGSGYARWNGQSVSRWKPDPTEDRWGNYIFLRDTATGEWWSATAEPKSAPGEVVEVEFGDDKAEFTKTVGTLTSEVEVIVASEHDAEGRRLTLLNKGPEDRFIEVTSYLEPVITTDDVDAAHPTFARMFLRTEIGKRGDVIRAERNKRNPNEPDMHVAHLIVDNAGTSRRTEFETDRRNFIGRGRTLSTAQAFDPGAQLSGTDGFTLDPVLSLRRVVRVPAGKKVKVLFWTIAAPSRTEVDSAVDRYRHPESFNHEQIHAWTRSQVHMRHIGVSSQEAASYQTLARYLIYPDTHLRADMGTIQAGLASQSALWPLAVSGDFPIFVLRINDDSDLEVARQALHAQEYLRHRGVTADLVILNERASSYAQDMQHTLDQMCDNLRMRGQSEGARQHIFSVRRDLMEASTWQALLAAARAVFHARNGSLAEQINRTVSLLAAPLESDAEESVRLIPAPQPERNPEPVDIDAGNLLFWNGFGGFNPERREYGIKLRGGEATPQPWVNVISNDRFGFHVAAEGGAYTWSRNSRDFQLTLWTNDPVVNRPSEAFYVKDMDSGAVYTPFAGLSRDPSILFEAWHGMGYSAFRSAAGGLELDLVQTVDQNSPLKYSRLFITNTGRETRKLSVYGYVEWVLGNNPARTAPFVLTSYHQETGAIIATNPYSIDYSGRAAFFAANRPVAEFTASRREFIGRDGDIVAPKALVDGFRLSGAAEGLGDPCAALASEIVVKPGERQEIVFILGEADDIAEARTLATRARKVVFDDALNATKDFWSEFTGTLQIETPDPALDQMVNNWLPYQSLGCRIMARSAFYQASGAYGFRDQLQDTLAFLAHHPELARRQILNAASRQFKEGDVQHWWLPETGGGVRTMISDDVAWLAYAVTQYCSVTGTKDILDEKLSFIEGQALAEGQHDAFFRPDKSKRDATLYEHCALALDLAIRRTGENGLPLILGGDWNDGMNRVGEKGKGTSVWLGWFLAGALRGFLPIARERHDNDRADGWERHLASLKKALETVGWDGDYYRRGYFDDGTVLGSATNAECRIDSIAQSWSVLSGEGDPERAIKAMDAVLSELVDKEAGIIRLFTPPLVSTPQDPGYIKAYPPGVRENGGQYTHAATWVVLALAAQGRADEAWSCFKLLNPINHGLDRASIDHYRVEPYVIAADVYGEGALTGRGGWTWYTGSAGWLYRAAVEGILGIRKEGGRLIVNPVLPSEWKGFSAVMKIDGKEYRISVEKSEKRAKLSLKVNDTVIKNPHEGYSL, via the coding sequence ATGCTCCAGAACAAACCGCAAGCTCCGTCGCGGGACGCAGACACCAAGCAGATCGACTACAACGACTCGATCCGCGACATCTACTACTCTTCGGAGCAGCTCGCTGCCTGCGGAGAGGATCTCGCGCGCCACGGGGTGTCCGAGCTGCCGGGGTTCGCGCCTTTCGAGTTTCGCGCGCGCCACAAGGCGAACGAGAAGGAGATTTTTCGGGTCTATCGCACCAGTGCACGGGACGTGGAGGCAGGAGCGCCCATCACGCCGGCCGCCGAATGGCTTCTCGATAACTACTATGTTGTGGAAGAGGCGATCCAGGAAGTCCGGCGCGATTTTCCGCGCCGCTTCTATCGTCAGCTTCCGACCATGCCGGTCGGCGATTCCGTCATACCGCGCACAATGGCGATCGCATGGCTCTATGTCGCCCACACGCACAGCAGCGTTTCCCGAGAAACCCTGACCTCGATCGTTGAAGGCTTCCAGAAAGTAGAGCCCCTCAAGATCGGTGAACTGTGGGCCATGCCCTCGATCATTCGCTTCGTGCTGATCGAGAACCTGCGGCGCATCTCCAGTCGCGTCGAGCGGTCCCGCAAGATGCGCCTCAAGGCAAACGAGATCGCCGATCAGCTCATCCGCCTCAACGATCCCGAGAAATCCGAGGGAATTCTCGAGGAGATCGAGCCCTTCGTCGCGGACAATACATTCGTTACGCAGCTGCTGTATCGCTTGCGCGACGGGCTCCAGACCTCCGGCGCGGTGATCAACTGGCTGGAGAAGCGGATCGAAAGCCGCGGCACCAACCTGGAAGAGCTCGTCGTTGCAGAAAACAACCGGCTCGCCTCCGGCAACGCCACGATGAGCAACCTCATCAAGGGACTGAGGGCCATCGACGATACCGAATGGCCGGTCTGGGTGGAGAGCGTCAGCCATCTCGACAAGGCGCTTCGCGAGGATACCGATTACAGCGACCTCGATTTCGGTTCGCGCAACAAGTACCGCGACACCATCGAAAAGCTCGCACGCCGATCCGGCAAGACCGAGATTGAAGTCACCGAAACCGCCATCGCCATGACGGCGGAGGATGCGAAGGCCGGAAACGTCGCCGGTGCGCACGAGGCAAATGTCGGCGCCTTCCTTGTCGGCAAGAAGCGCCGGCTGCTCGAACAGAGGATCGACTACAAGCCGTCCATCCTCCAGCACATCGTTCGCCTCGGACGGGCGCTCGACTGGTTCGCGATCGCCGGACCAGTCATCCTGCTGACCCTGATGGCGATGATTGCCGTCTACTTCTTCCTCGACCAGATGGACATTCCGAACGGTGCGTGGCTGATCATGCTCGTGCTGTTCGCACTTCCGGCGTCCGAGGGAGCGGTGGGGCTTTTCAACACGCTCATTACCTTCTTCGTCAGGCCGTCGCGCCTCGTCGGCTACGAGTTCCGCGAAGGCATTCCCGAAGAGGCGCGCACGCTCGTCGCCGTTCCCTGTCTTATCTCCACGCGCGATCATGTCGACGAGCTGGTGCGCAATCTCGAGGTTCATTATCTCGCCAACCCGCGAGGCGAGATCTATTTCTCCCTCGTGAGCGACTGGACCGACAGCGCGAGCGAGGAAACGGCCGAGGACATCGATGTCCTCGACTACGCCAAGCGCGAAATTGCCACCCTGAGTGCCCGCTACGCCCATGATGGACGAACGCGCTTCTACCTCCTGCATCGTCGCCGTTTGTTCAACCCTTCCGAGGGAACCTGGATGGGGTGGGAGCGCAAGCGCGGCAAGCTGCACGAACTCAACCTGCTCCTGAGGGGCGACGGCGACACGAGCTTCCTTCCGGGCGCCAACATGGTGCCGCAGGGCGTGCAATATGTGATGACCCTCGATTCCGATACGCGCCTGATGCGCGATGCGGTGACCAAGCTCGTCGGAAAGCTCTATCACCCGATCAATCGTCCCCTCGTTGATCCGAAGACGCAGGAAGTGGTCGCGGGCTACAGTATCCTTCAGCCGCGCGTGACGCCGTCGCTGACAACCGGTAACGACGCTTCGACGTTCCAGCGCATCTTCTCGATCAACCGCGGCATCGATCCCTACGTCTTCACGGTTTCCGACGTCTACCAGGATCTCGCCGGCGAAGGCACCTTCACCGGCAAGGGGCTTTACCATGTCGACGCCTTTGAGGCGGTCCTGAAGGGCCGGATCGAAGAGAACACCATTCTCAGCCACGACCTTCTCGAAGGCTCGATGGCCCGCTGCGCCCTTGTCACCGATGTCGAACTGGTCGAGGACTTCCCGACGCGCTACGAGGTCGAGACCTCGCGCCAGCATCGCTGGGCTCGGGGCGACTGGCAGCTCCTTCCCTACATCTTCCGTCCGTCGAGCGGGGTGTCGATGCTTGGCCGCTGGAAGATGTACGACAATCTCCGTCGTACATTGATTCCCATCGGCTGGCTCGTCGCCTCGGTGATGGGTTGGTACTACATGGAGCCGCGCCAGGCGTTGATCTGGCAGGTCGCCTTGATTTTCCTGCTGTTCGTCGCACCGACGCTTTCATTGATTTCGGGCCTCATGCCGCGCCGCAACGACATCGTCGCGCGGGCACATGTGCAGGCGGTGCTGTCGGAAGTTCGGGCTGCGAACGCCCAGGTGGCATTGCGCATCGTCTTCATCGCGCATTCAGCGGCGCTGATGGCGGACGCGATCATCCGCACGCTTTACCGCGTGGCGGTCAGCCGCAAGCTCATGCTGGAGTGGCGCACGGCCGCGCAGGCACACAGCGCTGCTTACGGAAGCATCTTCTCCTACTATCGTGCCATGTGGCAGGCGCCGGCGCTGGCTGCCGTTTCGGTAGCGTTGGCTGCCGTGTCGAAGACCGGTCTTCCCTTCATCGGGGTGCCGTTTGCGATCATCTGGGCTCTGTCGCCGGCCGTTGCCTGGTATGTGAGCCAGTCTGCCGAGACGGAAGACCGCCTGTTCGTTCCCGAGAATGTGGTGACCGAGCTGCGCAAGATCGCGCGGCGGACGTGGCGCTACTTCGAGGAATTCGTCACCGAGGAGCAGCACTTCCTGCCCCCGGACAATTTCCAGGAAACGCCAAATCCGGTTCTCGCCGAGCGCACCTCACCCACCAACATCGGCGTGTATCTGCTTTCGGTGATCTCCGCCCGGGACTTCGGCTGGATCGGTTTCGAGGAAACCATTCGACGCCTCGAGCAGACGGTCTCCACCATCGACCGCATGCCGAAGTATCGTGGCCACCTGTTCAACTGGTATCTCACGAATACCCTCGAGACGCTCGGGCCTCGCTACGTATCGGCTGTCGACAGCGGCAACCTCGCCGGCCACCTCATTGCCGTCTCGTCCATGTGCCGGGAATGGGCCGAAGCGCCTTCCGCCCATCTTCAGGGTAGCCTCGACGGTATTGGAGATGTTGCAGCGATCCTGTCCGAAACGCTCAAGGAGCTTCCGGACGACCGCAAGACGGTGCGTCCGCTGAGGCGCCTGATCGAAGACCGGATCGCCGGCTTCCAGAATGCGCTCGCTGCGGTGAAGCGCGAGCACGAGTTCGCGTCCATCCGGGTCATCAACCTTGCGGTTCTCGCCCGCGACGTGAACAAGCTCATCACCAACCTGGACCATGAGATCAAGAACGCCCAGAGCGCGGAGATCGTCAAGTGGGCCGCCATGCTGGTGACGACCTGTGAAGCGCATATCGCCGACAGCGTGTTCGACCTGGGCAGCATCGAGTCGCTGCGCGAGCGTCTTGGAGTGCTCCGGGACCGTACGCGCGATCTCGCTTTCTCGATGGACTTCGGCTTCCTGTTCCGCCCGGAACGGCGGCTGCTGTCGATCGGATACCGCGTCGAGACCGGCGAGCTCGACGAGGCCTGCTACGACCTGCTCGCATCGGAGGCTCGCCTTACCAGCCTCTTTGCGATCGCCAAGGGCGACCTGCCGACGGAGCACTGGTACAAGCTCGGCCGCCCGATCGTGCCCATAGGCTCGCTCGGTGCCCTCGTGTCCTGGTCGGGATCGATGTTCGAGTATCTCATGCCGCCGCTAGTCATGCAGGAGCGGCAGGGCGGCATCCTCAATCAGACCAACAATCTGATCGTCAAGGAACAGATGAACCACGGCCGCCGACTCGGCACGCCATGGGGTATCTCGGAAGCGGCGTTCAATGCTCGCGACCATGAACTGACCTATCAGTACACCAACTTCGGCGTACCGACGCTCGGTCTCAAGCGCGGCCTGGGTCAGAACGCCGTCATCGCGCCATACGCGTCGATTCTTGCCAGCATGTACGATCCGAAGAGCGCGCTTGCGAACCTCAACCGGCTTCGTGCGGTGGGGGCACTTGGCGTCTATGGTTTCCACGATGCCGTCGACTTCACGCCGACGCGCGTGCCGGAGGGCAAGACCTGCGCGGTGGTGCGGAACTACTATGCGCATCATCACGGCATGTCGATTGCCGCGGTCGCCAACGTTGTCTTCGACGGCCGCCTGCGCGAACGCTTCCATGCCGATCCGGTCATCGAAGCGGCGGAGCTGTTGCTGCAGGAAAAGGCGCCGCGCGACATCCCGATCATCAACGCCAAGCGGGAACCGGAGACGGTCGGCAACACGCAGGCAGACCTGCTGCGTCCCGAAGTTCGCGCCATCAGTGATCCGGCAAGCAAGGACCGGCAGCTCGTGCTGCTGTCCAACGGACACTACTCGATCATGCTCACGGCGACGGGTTCCGGTTACGCACGCTGGAACGGGCAGTCCGTCTCGCGCTGGAAACCGGATCCGACGGAAGATCGCTGGGGGAACTACATATTCCTCAGGGATACTGCGACCGGAGAATGGTGGTCGGCGACTGCGGAGCCCAAGTCTGCGCCGGGCGAGGTGGTCGAGGTCGAATTCGGCGACGACAAGGCGGAATTCACCAAGACAGTTGGCACGCTGACGAGCGAAGTCGAGGTCATCGTTGCGAGCGAACACGACGCCGAGGGGCGCAGGCTTACGCTTCTGAACAAGGGTCCCGAGGACCGTTTCATCGAAGTCACCTCCTACCTCGAGCCCGTGATCACCACGGACGATGTGGATGCGGCTCATCCGACGTTCGCGAGGATGTTCCTCCGGACGGAGATCGGCAAGCGGGGCGACGTCATCCGCGCCGAGCGCAACAAGCGCAATCCGAACGAACCGGACATGCATGTCGCGCATCTGATCGTCGACAATGCCGGCACCTCACGCCGCACGGAGTTCGAGACCGACCGGCGCAATTTCATCGGCCGCGGCCGCACTCTTTCGACCGCCCAGGCGTTCGATCCGGGCGCCCAGCTTTCCGGCACTGACGGCTTCACGCTCGATCCTGTCCTATCGCTCCGTCGTGTAGTCCGCGTGCCTGCGGGCAAGAAGGTAAAGGTCCTCTTCTGGACGATTGCGGCTCCGAGCCGGACCGAAGTGGACAGCGCGGTCGACCGCTATCGCCATCCGGAGAGCTTCAATCACGAGCAGATCCATGCCTGGACGCGGTCGCAGGTCCATATGCGCCACATCGGCGTCTCCTCGCAGGAAGCGGCGAGCTATCAGACGCTCGCCCGCTACCTCATCTATCCCGATACGCACCTGCGTGCGGATATGGGGACGATCCAGGCAGGGCTGGCATCGCAGTCGGCGCTCTGGCCGCTCGCGGTCTCCGGCGATTTCCCGATCTTCGTGCTTCGCATCAACGACGATTCCGATCTCGAAGTGGCGCGGCAGGCGCTCCATGCCCAGGAATATCTGCGCCACAGGGGCGTGACCGCGGATCTCGTGATTCTCAACGAGCGCGCATCCTCATATGCGCAGGATATGCAGCACACGCTCGACCAGATGTGTGACAATCTCCGCATGCGAGGGCAGTCCGAGGGTGCACGCCAGCACATCTTCTCGGTTCGCCGCGATCTCATGGAGGCTTCCACCTGGCAGGCGCTGCTTGCGGCGGCCCGCGCAGTCTTCCATGCCCGCAACGGTTCTCTCGCCGAGCAGATCAACAGGACGGTTTCGCTGCTAGCGGCGCCGCTCGAATCCGACGCTGAAGAGAGCGTTCGCCTTATCCCGGCACCGCAGCCGGAGCGCAACCCGGAACCCGTCGATATCGACGCCGGCAATCTGCTCTTCTGGAATGGCTTCGGCGGCTTCAACCCCGAGCGCCGCGAGTACGGCATCAAGCTTCGCGGCGGCGAGGCGACGCCCCAGCCCTGGGTGAACGTGATTTCCAACGACCGCTTCGGCTTCCATGTCGCTGCCGAGGGTGGTGCCTATACGTGGAGCCGCAATTCGCGTGACTTCCAGTTGACCCTTTGGACCAACGACCCGGTCGTCAATCGACCGAGCGAAGCGTTCTACGTCAAGGATATGGACAGCGGCGCAGTCTACACGCCCTTCGCCGGCCTTTCGCGGGATCCCTCCATCCTGTTCGAAGCCTGGCACGGCATGGGGTACTCTGCGTTCCGCAGCGCCGCCGGCGGGCTCGAACTCGATCTCGTCCAGACGGTCGACCAGAACAGTCCTCTGAAGTATTCGCGGCTCTTCATCACCAACACGGGCCGGGAGACCCGCAAGCTGTCCGTATACGGCTACGTCGAGTGGGTACTCGGCAACAACCCGGCCAGGACGGCGCCCTTCGTGCTGACCAGCTATCATCAGGAGACGGGTGCGATCATCGCCACGAATCCCTACAGCATCGACTATTCGGGGCGTGCTGCGTTCTTCGCCGCCAACCGGCCGGTTGCGGAATTCACCGCAAGCCGGCGGGAGTTCATCGGGCGCGATGGCGATATCGTTGCACCGAAGGCGCTTGTCGACGGCTTCAGGCTTTCCGGCGCTGCCGAAGGTCTGGGCGACCCCTGCGCGGCCCTTGCGAGCGAGATCGTAGTCAAGCCGGGCGAGCGCCAGGAAATCGTCTTCATCCTCGGCGAAGCAGATGATATCGCGGAGGCCCGGACCCTCGCGACTCGCGCCCGGAAGGTCGTGTTCGACGACGCCTTGAACGCGACCAAGGATTTCTGGTCCGAGTTCACGGGTACGCTGCAGATCGAAACGCCGGATCCGGCGCTCGACCAGATGGTGAACAACTGGCTGCCCTATCAGAGTCTCGGCTGCCGCATCATGGCGCGGTCCGCCTTCTACCAGGCAAGCGGCGCCTATGGCTTCCGCGACCAGTTGCAGGATACGCTCGCATTCCTGGCGCATCACCCCGAACTGGCGCGCCGGCAAATCCTGAATGCAGCCTCCCGCCAGTTCAAGGAAGGCGACGTTCAGCATTGGTGGCTGCCAGAAACCGGCGGCGGCGTCCGCACGATGATCTCCGACGATGTGGCATGGCTTGCCTATGCAGTGACCCAATACTGCAGCGTCACCGGGACCAAGGACATCCTCGACGAGAAGCTGTCCTTCATCGAGGGACAAGCACTTGCGGAAGGGCAACACGATGCCTTCTTCCGGCCCGACAAGTCGAAAAGGGACGCGACGCTCTACGAGCATTGCGCACTGGCGCTCGATCTCGCCATCCGCCGCACCGGGGAAAACGGGCTGCCGCTCATTCTCGGAGGCGACTGGAACGACGGCATGAACCGCGTCGGGGAAAAGGGCAAGGGCACCAGCGTATGGCTCGGATGGTTCCTTGCCGGTGCACTGCGCGGGTTCCTGCCAATCGCCCGCGAGAGGCACGACAATGATCGGGCCGACGGCTGGGAACGTCACCTCGCAAGTTTGAAGAAGGCGCTCGAAACCGTCGGCTGGGATGGGGACTACTATCGTCGCGGCTATTTCGACGACGGCACGGTCCTCGGATCTGCGACGAATGCGGAGTGCCGCATCGATTCGATCGCCCAGTCCTGGAGCGTGCTGTCGGGAGAAGGCGATCCTGAACGGGCGATAAAGGCCATGGATGCCGTGCTCTCGGAGCTCGTGGACAAGGAGGCGGGGATCATTCGCCTGTTCACGCCGCCGCTCGTCTCGACGCCGCAGGATCCGGGCTACATCAAGGCTTATCCGCCCGGCGTTCGCGAAAATGGCGGGCAGTACACGCACGCGGCGACATGGGTCGTCCTGGCGCTCGCCGCGCAGGGACGTGCGGACGAGGCCTGGTCCTGCTTCAAGCTCCTCAACCCCATCAATCATGGGCTCGACCGGGCCAGTATCGACCACTACCGCGTCGAACCGTACGTGATCGCCGCCGATGTCTATGGCGAAGGCGCGCTCACGGGCCGTGGCGGGTGGACCTGGTACACGGGTTCGGCCGGCTGGCTCTATCGGGCGGCGGTGGAAGGCATTCTTGGCATCCGCAAGGAAGGCGGGCGTCTGATCGTGAACCCTGTGCTTCCTTCGGAATGGAAGGGCTTCTCGGCTGTCATGAAGATCGATGGCAAGGAGTACCGGATCTCCGTCGAGAAAAGTGAGAAGCGCGCCAAGCTGTCACTTAAGGTAAATGATACTGTCATAAAAAACCCCCATGAAGGCTATTCGCTCTGA
- a CDS encoding glycosyltransferase family A protein, which yields MKLDSERCQFGDPTLARTVAPEISLVVSTLGRREKLDRLLTSLRAQTMRNFEIIVVDQNDPGYLDAVMLRHQGDQRLRHVRSPKGVSLGRNVGAETATAPIVGFPDDDCWYDTDVLRKVMARFAASPQTAVVIGRTVDESGRNSIIPALPEDCTVTKEEVPLVGNANAVFVRRDVFQRIGQFDLRLGPGAATSFQSAEDMDLVARLVASDFRSDYFTDLIIRHEQVETGNNRAYLERVRKYSLGTGAFYRKNGYGFATVALLVLKAIGGIPLRLLRRQPLEIRPKLTYALSLASGYFLWRENDEALIPGPPTQ from the coding sequence ATGAAACTGGACAGCGAGCGCTGCCAATTCGGTGATCCGACGCTCGCCCGGACAGTGGCTCCGGAGATTTCTCTTGTCGTCAGCACCCTGGGCAGGCGCGAAAAGCTCGACCGCCTGCTGACGTCGCTTCGCGCCCAAACCATGCGGAATTTCGAAATTATCGTCGTGGACCAAAACGATCCCGGCTATCTGGACGCGGTGATGTTGCGTCATCAAGGCGATCAACGACTGAGGCACGTCAGGTCGCCGAAAGGCGTTTCGCTCGGACGTAATGTCGGCGCGGAGACGGCCACGGCGCCGATCGTCGGGTTTCCCGACGACGACTGCTGGTACGATACCGATGTGCTGCGGAAAGTGATGGCGCGCTTTGCAGCGAGCCCGCAGACTGCCGTCGTCATAGGCAGGACCGTCGACGAAAGCGGGCGCAATTCGATAATTCCGGCACTCCCCGAAGACTGCACCGTCACGAAGGAAGAAGTGCCGCTCGTGGGCAACGCGAATGCGGTCTTTGTCCGCCGTGATGTGTTCCAGCGGATCGGCCAGTTCGACCTCAGGCTTGGGCCGGGTGCGGCGACCTCATTCCAATCCGCGGAGGACATGGATCTTGTTGCACGGCTGGTCGCATCCGACTTCCGTTCGGACTATTTCACGGACCTCATCATCCGGCATGAGCAAGTCGAGACCGGCAACAACCGCGCCTATCTTGAGCGTGTTCGCAAGTATTCGCTGGGTACGGGAGCGTTCTATCGGAAGAACGGCTACGGCTTTGCGACGGTCGCGCTTCTCGTGCTGAAAGCGATCGGCGGTATCCCGCTGCGGCTTTTGCGCCGTCAGCCGCTCGAGATCCGACCAAAGCTCACCTACGCCCTGAGCCTGGCATCCGGCTATTTTCTCTGGAGGGAGAACGACGAAGCCCTGATACCTGGCCCACCGACCCAGTAG
- a CDS encoding alpha/beta hydrolase, producing the protein MPVTFCGLTGLFEPARGRDGIRDLSVLFLSPWGLEEMCTRKFWRILAEDFSDLGVASLRFDYPATVNAIDPQEGVAGIASWLESVGKAIDTLKEYSGTSRVVLLGQGLGASLAMMISRRTDIDGLALLAPVLKGRSYLRELTFWSKVVDDALEIPESLREAGVAIAGVRMPEKIAADLRSLDLTAPASLPCDCVFVARRTASQNDSAFCEGLRERGRTVTAIDYEGYDELVSNPLTQKMPSTVPSELSTWLRSLTGFSRTVAGPPRTLPAPAALAGHGFQEVPVRFGTGDRLYGTLCRPKALPASAAVLILTTAYDHQAGWGRSSVELARMLAENGIASLRFDAAGAGDSPPVAGRREQILYDEWQMDDVAAARDLLQMSTDGAPALILGRCSGAYLAYNCAVADPNWAGCVVINPFTFRWRTPPSEDALLHVPRPLKDYSQKAMRMETVRRLLAGQVDVRTALTNILKRVFQRLTTALAPVLGPLLPLERWNRAVHRDFRSLRDRAAPIALFYSDNDGGLENFRFHFGENGERLKAYPNAELHMLAGADHNLTPLRFRRDVQETVVRLTRSLAQQAARAETAGSGTIGTVAPEAGPVRAPRKTTAVN; encoded by the coding sequence GTGCCGGTCACCTTCTGCGGGCTTACAGGTCTGTTCGAGCCTGCGAGGGGCCGGGACGGCATACGCGATCTCTCCGTCCTGTTCCTCAGCCCCTGGGGTCTCGAGGAAATGTGCACGCGAAAGTTCTGGCGCATCCTTGCCGAAGATTTCTCCGACCTGGGCGTGGCAAGCCTCAGGTTCGACTATCCGGCGACGGTCAATGCCATCGATCCCCAAGAGGGTGTGGCCGGAATTGCGAGCTGGCTCGAAAGCGTCGGCAAGGCGATCGACACGCTGAAGGAATATTCCGGTACGAGCCGCGTCGTCCTGCTTGGACAGGGTCTCGGTGCGAGTCTTGCGATGATGATTTCGCGCCGCACCGACATCGACGGTCTGGCCTTGCTGGCCCCGGTCCTGAAGGGCCGATCCTACCTCCGCGAGCTGACGTTCTGGTCGAAGGTTGTCGACGATGCACTGGAAATTCCGGAAAGCCTGCGCGAGGCGGGCGTTGCCATTGCCGGAGTAAGGATGCCGGAGAAAATTGCGGCCGACCTTCGCTCCCTCGATCTGACTGCACCGGCTTCGCTGCCGTGCGATTGCGTTTTCGTCGCGCGCCGCACCGCAAGCCAGAACGATTCCGCGTTCTGCGAAGGACTGCGTGAGAGGGGCCGCACCGTCACCGCCATCGACTATGAAGGCTATGACGAGCTCGTCTCGAATCCGCTCACCCAGAAGATGCCCTCGACCGTTCCGTCCGAGCTTTCGACCTGGTTACGGTCGCTTACCGGTTTTTCTCGGACCGTGGCGGGTCCGCCACGCACCCTTCCCGCGCCCGCAGCCCTCGCAGGACACGGGTTCCAGGAAGTGCCCGTTCGTTTTGGCACCGGTGACAGGCTCTACGGGACCCTGTGCCGGCCGAAAGCCCTGCCGGCGAGTGCGGCGGTCCTCATCCTGACCACGGCCTACGACCACCAGGCTGGCTGGGGGCGCTCCTCGGTCGAGCTTGCACGCATGCTGGCCGAGAACGGCATCGCCTCGCTTCGCTTTGATGCGGCGGGGGCCGGCGACAGTCCGCCGGTCGCCGGAAGGCGCGAACAGATCCTCTATGACGAATGGCAGATGGACGACGTCGCGGCTGCGCGCGATCTCCTCCAGATGTCGACCGATGGAGCACCGGCCTTGATTCTGGGGCGCTGCAGCGGTGCCTATCTCGCCTACAACTGCGCCGTGGCGGATCCCAACTGGGCCGGATGCGTGGTCATCAATCCGTTCACGTTCCGCTGGCGCACGCCGCCGTCGGAGGATGCGCTGCTGCACGTGCCGCGGCCGCTGAAGGACTATTCCCAGAAGGCCATGAGAATGGAGACCGTCCGTCGCCTGCTCGCCGGCCAGGTCGACGTGAGAACAGCCCTCACCAACATCCTGAAACGCGTTTTCCAGCGCCTGACGACGGCGCTGGCACCCGTTCTCGGCCCACTGCTTCCGCTGGAGCGCTGGAACCGTGCCGTTCACCGCGATTTTCGATCGTTGCGCGACCGCGCAGCCCCGATTGCCCTTTTCTACAGCGACAATGACGGCGGACTGGAGAATTTCCGCTTTCACTTTGGCGAGAATGGCGAGCGTCTGAAGGCTTATCCGAACGCCGAACTGCATATGCTGGCCGGCGCCGACCATAACCTGACGCCCCTCCGGTTTCGACGGGACGTGCAGGAAACGGTCGTGCGGCTCACGCGCTCGCTGGCGCAGCAGGCAGCACGCGCAGAGACCGCGGGTAGCGGAACGATCGGCACCGTGGCACCGGAGGCAGGCCCTGTCCGGGCGCCGCGCAAAACGACTGCCGTCAACTGA